In Candidatus Blochmannia vicinus, one DNA window encodes the following:
- the tsaB gene encoding tRNA (adenosine(37)-N6)-threonylcarbamoyltransferase complex dimerization subunit type 1 TsaB, with product MSTRILAFDTTTELCSVALMIDHHIYDHKIVALRRHSEKILPMINKLLSEVGVTLQSLDCIIFNRGPGSFVGVRIGICVAQGLALGADLPLVEVSSLVVLAQGAWRIFSIKQIISTIDARMGELYCARYRMSDNDCWICYSNESIMTAEIIAAELTSYNTMLQGSWVLAGTGWNNYSVLEHIKVSDTIFLRKIVMSPEARDMLPLGMHSWRNKMFLTPSQVQPVYLRNKIVST from the coding sequence ATGTCTACTCGAATTTTGGCTTTTGATACTACTACTGAATTATGTTCTGTTGCTTTGATGATCGATCATCACATATATGATCACAAAATTGTAGCATTAAGACGTCATTCAGAAAAGATATTACCTATGATTAATAAATTATTATCAGAAGTAGGTGTTACCTTGCAATCTCTTGATTGCATTATATTTAATAGAGGTCCGGGTAGCTTTGTGGGGGTACGAATTGGCATATGTGTTGCACAAGGGTTAGCATTGGGAGCTGATTTGCCATTAGTGGAAGTATCTTCTTTGGTAGTACTAGCTCAAGGAGCTTGGCGTATTTTTTCTATTAAACAAATTATATCTACTATTGATGCACGTATGGGCGAATTGTATTGCGCTCGTTATCGGATGAGTGATAATGATTGTTGGATATGTTATAGTAATGAGTCTATTATGACAGCAGAGATAATTGCGGCAGAGTTAACATCTTATAATACAATGTTGCAAGGTAGTTGGGTACTTGCAGGTACAGGTTGGAATAACTATTCAGTGTTAGAACATATCAAAGTAAGTGATACTATTTTTTTAAGGAAGATTGTCATGTCACCTGAAGCACGGGATATGTTACCATTAGGAATGCATAGTTGGAGAAATAAAATGTTTTTGACTCCAAGTCAGGTACAACCTGTTTATTTACGTAATAAAATAGTTTCTACATAA
- the cspE gene encoding transcription antiterminator/RNA stability regulator CspE, with product MAKIKGQVKWFNESKGFGFITPSDGSKDVFVHFSAIQGNGFKTLSEGQNVEFEIQDGHKGPSAVNVTTL from the coding sequence ATGGCAAAAATTAAAGGTCAAGTAAAGTGGTTTAATGAGTCTAAAGGTTTTGGTTTTATTACACCGTCAGATGGTAGTAAAGATGTTTTTGTACATTTTTCTGCTATTCAAGGAAATGGATTTAAGACTTTATCTGAAGGACAAAACGTAGAATTTGAAATTCAAGATGGACATAAAGGCCCATCTGCTGTTAACGTGACGACTTTATAA
- a CDS encoding PTS mannose/fructose/sorbose transporter subunit IIC: MEINALQIFLLFIISSIIGMGSILDEFQCHRPLIACTLIGLILGDIKTGIIIGGTLEMIALGWMNIGAAVAPDTALASIISTILVIMGQQPIGAGIALAIPLAAAGQVLTIIVRTITVAFQHAADTAAERCNITILSWIHITALMLQAMRVAIPATIVGISVGTETIHRMLHAIPEVITNGLNIAGGIIVVVGYAMVINMMRTGYLMPFFFLGFVITAFTEFNLVALGIIGIIMAILYIQLSPRYNQITQKNNHDLTVKAQNKLDDELD, translated from the coding sequence ATGGAAATTAATGCACTTCAAATTTTTTTATTGTTTATTATATCTTCTATTATTGGAATGGGTTCAATACTTGACGAATTTCAATGTCATAGACCACTAATAGCATGTACTCTAATTGGTTTAATCTTAGGAGACATAAAAACTGGGATTATTATTGGAGGAACATTGGAAATGATAGCGCTTGGATGGATGAACATAGGAGCCGCTGTCGCGCCTGATACTGCTTTAGCTTCAATTATTTCTACCATCTTAGTAATTATGGGACAACAACCTATCGGAGCAGGAATTGCTTTAGCAATTCCATTAGCTGCTGCCGGACAAGTATTAACTATTATTGTACGTACTATTACTGTAGCATTTCAACATGCTGCTGACACAGCAGCAGAACGCTGTAATATAACAATTTTAAGCTGGATTCATATTACTGCTCTTATGTTACAGGCTATGCGTGTTGCAATTCCAGCTACTATTGTTGGAATTTCCGTTGGAACTGAAACTATACATCGCATGCTTCACGCAATACCAGAAGTAATAACTAATGGTTTAAACATTGCTGGAGGTATTATAGTTGTAGTTGGTTATGCGATGGTTATTAATATGATGCGCACTGGATATCTAATGCCATTTTTTTTTCTGGGATTCGTTATTACAGCATTCACCGAATTTAATTTAGTCGCATTAGGTATTATTGGTATAATTATGGCTATCCTATACATTCAATTATCTCCACGATATAATCAAATTACACAAAAAAATAATCATGATTTGACTGTTAAAGCTCAAAACAAACTTGATGACGAATTAGACTAG
- the pabB gene encoding aminodeoxychorismate synthase component I produces MGIHLIELPYRPDAILNLFEPLSNTAWSMLLYSGHNNQHPDSRFDILVTDPVLTLVTKNNITTISHNKNHKISNTDPFILLKEYTHIINMESCNSHKLKLPFQGGFLGIFGYDLARCIESLPTLAKQDLLFPDMAIGLYRWAIISDHKLYKNYLVTHDEPNQILPWIYQQYTYRNHIDRTSFRITKPWRSNINQSEYSEKFNIIKKHITIGNCYQVCLSQRFYTPYIGNTWIAFRYLLNYNHAPFSGFIRLPNKLSILSLSPERFLQLHDTKIKTQPIKGTLPRLKNKQDDYHQIIKLSKSIKNRSENLMIVDLLRNDIGKVAIPGSIHVPKLFDIQSFTGVHHMISTITGKLANNFSACDLLRACFPGGSITGAPKIQAMKLIEQLEPHRRSIWSGSIGYLSCCGNMDTNIAIRTLLADKKNLFCSVGSGIVFDSDENIEYQEMKDKIHTLLLPLLKKFYLI; encoded by the coding sequence ATGGGAATACATCTTATAGAATTACCTTATCGCCCCGATGCTATATTAAATCTTTTTGAACCTTTATCCAATACAGCATGGTCTATGCTGCTGTATTCTGGGCATAATAATCAACACCCAGATAGTCGTTTCGATATATTAGTTACTGATCCAGTATTAACATTAGTTACTAAAAATAATATCACTACAATTTCTCATAACAAAAATCATAAGATTAGTAATACAGATCCTTTTATATTATTAAAAGAATATACTCATATTATTAATATGGAATCATGTAATAGTCATAAACTTAAATTACCATTTCAAGGTGGATTTTTAGGTATATTTGGATATGACCTCGCAAGATGTATCGAATCATTACCAACATTAGCAAAGCAAGATCTCCTGTTTCCAGATATGGCAATAGGTTTATATCGTTGGGCAATCATTTCTGATCATAAACTTTATAAAAATTACCTTGTTACTCATGATGAGCCTAACCAAATTTTACCCTGGATATATCAACAATATACATACAGAAATCACATTGATCGTACATCATTTCGTATTACAAAACCATGGAGAAGTAATATTAACCAATCTGAATATTCAGAAAAATTTAATATTATAAAAAAACATATAACTATAGGTAATTGTTATCAAGTATGTCTTTCTCAACGTTTTTATACCCCATATATAGGCAATACTTGGATAGCGTTCCGTTATTTATTAAATTATAATCATGCACCTTTTTCAGGATTTATTAGGCTGCCAAATAAATTAAGTATACTTAGTTTATCCCCAGAACGTTTTCTACAATTACATGATACGAAAATTAAAACTCAACCCATTAAAGGAACACTACCCAGACTAAAAAATAAACAAGATGATTATCACCAAATTATTAAATTATCTAAATCAATAAAAAATAGATCAGAAAATTTAATGATCGTTGATTTATTAAGAAATGATATTGGAAAAGTAGCTATTCCAGGCAGTATTCATGTACCTAAATTATTTGATATCCAATCATTTACAGGAGTACATCATATGATCAGCACAATTACAGGAAAGCTTGCTAATAATTTTTCTGCTTGTGATTTATTACGAGCATGCTTTCCTGGAGGATCTATAACTGGGGCTCCAAAGATTCAAGCAATGAAGTTAATCGAACAACTTGAACCACATCGTCGAAGTATTTGGTCTGGAAGCATCGGATACTTAAGTTGTTGTGGGAACATGGATACCAATATTGCTATTAGAACACTATTAGCTGATAAAAAAAATCTCTTTTGTTCAGTAGGAAGCGGCATTGTATTCGATAGTGACGAAAATATAGAATATCAAGAAATGAAAGACAAAATACATACTCTATTACTACCGTTATTGAAAAAATTTTATTTAATATAA
- a CDS encoding TerC family protein, translating to MEFLTDISMWVGLLTLVILEVVLGIDNLVFITILADKLPKKQRERACIIGLTLALIMRIALLSLISWFATLTKPLCKIADFSFSIRDLILLFGGIFLLFKATTELHQQLEHKIHNNTTRGYASFWIVVIQIVVFDAIFSLDAVITAVGTVENLIIMIMAVIIAVTLMLLLSRLLTNFINNHQTVVVLCLSFLLIIGLSLIAEGIGFYIPKGYLYVAIGFSVLIELFNQIAHCNSMKGQSTKSMRERTAEVIMRLMGNTVQWSSTTEKNYSISSSTTHFAEEERHMITGVLSLASRTLRSIMTPRNEISWLDSKKPVQELYSILMNTPHNMFPVCNGELDQLIGIVRAKDLMAAIAHGEQVETHAAENLPIVVPETLDVLNLLKELRRARGSMVIVSNEFGIIQGLITPLDVLEAIAGEFPDEDETPEIETINNGTGWLAKGSMDLHALQQALQAHDLVHECDHVASLAGLLLSRCDRIPKEGDVLTINRWRFIIRKMIEYRIELVEIEHFTLFNETHQQ from the coding sequence ATGGAATTTTTAACGGACATTTCAATGTGGGTAGGATTATTAACTCTAGTGATTTTAGAAGTTGTACTCGGTATTGATAATTTAGTTTTTATTACTATCTTAGCAGATAAGCTGCCAAAAAAACAACGTGAACGTGCATGTATTATTGGTTTAACATTGGCATTAATAATGCGTATAGCATTATTATCTTTAATTTCGTGGTTTGCAACTCTCACAAAACCATTATGTAAAATCGCTGATTTTTCATTTTCTATTAGAGATTTAATTTTATTATTTGGTGGTATTTTTCTTTTATTTAAGGCAACTACTGAATTACATCAACAATTAGAACATAAAATACATAATAATACTACTCGTGGATACGCTAGTTTTTGGATAGTAGTAATACAGATTGTAGTTTTTGATGCTATTTTTTCTCTTGATGCAGTAATAACGGCTGTTGGTACAGTAGAAAATTTAATCATCATGATAATGGCAGTTATAATAGCGGTAACGTTGATGTTGTTATTATCTCGTTTGTTAACTAATTTTATTAATAATCATCAGACTGTAGTAGTTTTATGTTTGAGTTTTTTGTTAATTATCGGTTTAAGCTTAATTGCAGAAGGAATTGGATTTTATATACCAAAAGGTTATCTATATGTTGCTATTGGATTTTCAGTATTAATTGAATTATTTAATCAAATAGCTCACTGTAATTCTATGAAAGGTCAATCAACTAAATCAATGCGTGAACGTACTGCAGAAGTAATTATGAGGTTAATGGGTAATACGGTGCAATGGAGTTCTACTACAGAAAAAAATTATTCTATTTCTTCATCAACAACGCATTTTGCTGAAGAGGAGCGACATATGATTACTGGAGTGTTATCGTTAGCTTCACGTACTTTAAGAAGTATAATGACTCCTAGAAATGAAATTTCATGGTTAGATTCTAAAAAACCAGTACAGGAATTATATTCTATTTTAATGAATACTCCTCATAATATGTTTCCTGTATGTAACGGTGAATTAGATCAATTAATAGGAATTGTTCGTGCTAAAGATTTGATGGCAGCGATAGCTCATGGAGAGCAAGTGGAAACACATGCTGCAGAAAATTTGCCTATTGTGGTTCCAGAAACTTTAGATGTCTTAAATTTGTTGAAAGAATTACGTCGCGCGAGAGGTAGTATGGTTATTGTATCTAATGAGTTTGGGATTATTCAAGGACTAATAACCCCTTTGGATGTGCTAGAAGCTATAGCTGGTGAATTTCCTGATGAAGATGAAACACCAGAAATAGAAACAATTAATAATGGTACAGGTTGGTTAGCAAAAGGTAGTATGGATTTGCATGCATTGCAACAAGCATTACAAGCTCATGATTTAGTGCATGAATGTGATCATGTTGCTTCTTTAGCTGGATTATTATTATCTCGTTGTGATCGTATACCAAAAGAAGGTGATGTACTAACAATTAATAGATGGCGTTTTATAATTCGAAAAATGATAGAGTATCGTATTGAACTAGTGGAGATAGAACACTTTACTTTGTTTAATGAAACACATCAACAATAG
- a CDS encoding PTS mannose transporter subunit IID: MINNPQTIHTKTKIIKLRKSDIRAAFIRSNLFQGSWNFERMQALGFCFTMIPIIKRLYPKHSENQKEAIKRHLEFFNTHPYVAAPILGVTMAMEEQKANGATTIDNASINGLKIGLMGPLAGVGDPIFWGTARPVFAALGAGIAMSGNLLGPCLFFILFNITRLATRYYGIIYGYKKGVSIVNDMKGGVLKKLTEGSSILGLFVMGALVNKWTHVNVPCVLSKLTDNNGNIVVTTVQNILDQLMPGFIPLLLTFACMWLLNNKINALWIIIGFFGIGIFGYWIGLLGL; this comes from the coding sequence ATGATTAATAACCCTCAAACAATCCATACCAAAACAAAAATAATAAAATTAAGAAAAAGTGATATACGGGCGGCTTTTATTCGTTCTAACCTTTTTCAAGGATCTTGGAATTTTGAACGTATGCAAGCGCTAGGATTTTGTTTTACTATGATTCCAATAATTAAACGTTTATATCCTAAACACAGCGAAAATCAAAAAGAAGCAATTAAACGACATTTAGAATTCTTTAATACACATCCCTATGTTGCCGCACCTATATTAGGAGTGACCATGGCCATGGAAGAACAAAAAGCTAATGGTGCTACTACTATAGATAATGCTTCCATCAATGGTTTAAAAATAGGATTAATGGGTCCTCTTGCTGGAGTAGGTGATCCAATATTTTGGGGGACTGCTAGACCAGTATTTGCTGCCTTAGGAGCAGGAATCGCTATGAGTGGAAATCTATTAGGTCCATGTTTATTTTTTATTCTATTTAACATAACTAGATTAGCTACTCGTTATTATGGCATTATATACGGTTATAAGAAGGGAGTAAGCATTGTTAATGATATGAAAGGAGGAGTGTTAAAAAAATTAACAGAAGGTTCTTCAATTTTAGGTTTATTTGTTATGGGAGCATTAGTTAACAAATGGACTCATGTAAACGTTCCATGTGTACTTTCTAAACTTACTGATAATAATGGAAACATAGTAGTTACAACTGTACAAAATATTCTAGATCAACTCATGCCTGGATTTATTCCTTTATTATTAACATTTGCTTGTATGTGGTTGCTAAATAACAAAATAAATGCACTATGGATTATTATAGGATTTTTCGGAATCGGAATTTTTGGATACTGGATAGGATTATTAGGTCTTTAA
- the htpX gene encoding protease HtpX gives MVRIILFVITNLSVMILFGSILSLLGFWSSTTFGLVRMAGIFGFGGAIISLFLSKFVALSAVNGVIINKASNDMENWLLKIIHKQANKLDIVAPQLAVYDSMDMNAFATGARRNAALIAVSTGLLKNMKQESIEAVIAHEMNHIASGDMITMTLIQGVVNTFVIFISRSLAKLISYWTSFMQDQDNEQLDTNDYHEDVNSSLTYVIVSALLEILFGMFASVIVFWFSRHREFYADAGSAKLVGCRNMISALQELKRSHESKVSNSITTLYINSVKKNSVISDLFASHPSLDKRIEALQHGTYLNKSSYFF, from the coding sequence ATGGTACGTATTATATTATTTGTGATTACCAATTTATCGGTAATGATATTATTTGGCAGTATATTGAGTTTATTGGGATTTTGGTCTTCTACTACATTTGGGTTAGTCAGAATGGCTGGGATATTTGGTTTTGGGGGTGCTATTATTTCTTTATTTTTGTCAAAATTTGTAGCTTTATCTGCAGTTAATGGTGTAATCATTAACAAAGCATCTAACGACATGGAAAATTGGTTGTTAAAGATAATACATAAACAAGCCAATAAGTTGGATATTGTTGCGCCACAATTAGCTGTTTATGATTCTATGGATATGAATGCTTTTGCTACAGGTGCAAGAAGAAATGCAGCATTAATAGCAGTTAGTACTGGTCTTTTAAAAAATATGAAGCAGGAATCGATTGAAGCTGTTATTGCTCATGAAATGAATCATATTGCTTCTGGTGATATGATTACTATGACTCTCATTCAAGGTGTGGTTAATACTTTTGTTATTTTTATATCACGTAGTCTTGCTAAATTAATTTCTTATTGGACTTCATTTATGCAGGATCAAGATAATGAACAACTTGATACTAATGATTATCATGAAGATGTAAATAGTTCTTTGACGTATGTTATAGTATCTGCTCTTTTAGAGATTTTATTTGGTATGTTTGCAAGCGTGATTGTATTTTGGTTTTCTCGTCATCGTGAATTTTATGCAGATGCTGGATCTGCTAAATTAGTGGGATGTAGAAATATGATTTCTGCTTTACAAGAATTAAAACGTAGTCATGAGTCTAAAGTATCTAATAGCATCACTACTTTGTATATTAATAGTGTAAAAAAAAATAGTGTGATAAGTGATTTATTTGCATCTCATCCTTCTTTAGATAAACGGATAGAAGCGTTGCAACATGGTACTTATTTGAATAAATCGTCTTATTTTTTCTAA